Proteins from a single region of Bacteroidota bacterium:
- a CDS encoding ATP-binding protein, with protein sequence MIKRIHEQGLLESLRFQPATVILGPRQVGKTTLAKTIAKKLKKKCLYLDLENPTDITKMSDGFSYLEPHSDKCVIIDEVQQLPALFTWLRPLIDMKRKPGRFLLLGSANPALVRGVSESLAGRVAYHELPPVTLQEALRHKIPMARHWFRGGFPRSLTAKNDSEYGRWAGDFINSYVERDLSHFFGIDFTPVQLRNFWSMIAHAHGSIWNASSFGRAMGISNHTATRYLDYLEGAYLVRRLPAWFVNAKKRLVKAPKIYIRDTGLLHRLCNIQNFDALQGYTHVGASWEGYVIEQVLQSIPDTLRAFYYRTHQDAECDLVLVKGITPMACIEIKRSNAPQISKGFYSCVNDLKTTNNFIIIPDGDTYTKTGNITVCALNDFINTQLPKINKSKR encoded by the coding sequence AAAATTAAAAAAGAAATGTCTTTACCTCGACCTGGAAAACCCGACAGACATCACAAAAATGTCGGACGGATTCAGTTATCTTGAACCTCATAGCGACAAATGCGTAATTATTGACGAGGTGCAGCAACTGCCCGCGCTGTTCACCTGGCTTCGCCCGTTAATTGACATGAAAAGAAAACCGGGACGCTTTCTCCTGTTAGGTTCCGCAAATCCCGCATTAGTAAGAGGTGTTTCCGAGTCGCTGGCCGGAAGGGTAGCGTACCACGAACTGCCGCCCGTAACATTACAGGAAGCTTTGCGGCATAAAATACCTATGGCCCGGCATTGGTTCAGGGGTGGATTCCCAAGATCGCTTACCGCGAAAAATGACAGCGAGTACGGCAGATGGGCGGGCGATTTTATCAATTCGTATGTAGAGCGCGACCTTTCACATTTTTTTGGCATTGACTTTACGCCTGTTCAATTACGAAATTTCTGGTCGATGATAGCGCACGCGCATGGAAGTATATGGAATGCCAGTTCATTCGGAAGAGCTATGGGCATAAGCAATCATACAGCAACCCGGTACCTGGACTATCTGGAAGGGGCTTACCTTGTACGCAGGCTGCCGGCATGGTTTGTGAACGCGAAGAAACGCCTGGTTAAAGCGCCTAAAATTTATATCCGCGATACCGGTTTGCTGCACCGCCTCTGTAACATTCAAAACTTTGACGCGCTTCAGGGATATACCCATGTGGGAGCATCGTGGGAAGGTTATGTTATAGAACAAGTGTTGCAATCGATCCCCGACACCTTACGCGCGTTTTATTACCGCACACACCAGGATGCCGAATGCGATCTGGTTTTGGTAAAAGGGATAACCCCTATGGCCTGCATCGAAATTAAACGCTCGAACGCGCCACAAATCTCAAAAGGATTTTATTCCTGTGTAAACGACCTGAAAACAACAAATAATTTTATCATTATACCTGACGGGGATACCTATACCAAAACAGGGAACATCACTGTTTGTGCACTAAATGATTTTATCAACACTCAGCTTCCGAAAATAAATAAATCAAAAAGATGA